A stretch of the Streptomyces ortus genome encodes the following:
- a CDS encoding Dabb family protein, translating to MIRHLVLFKLNEGVARDEARVVEGVAAFRALGGTIPELQFWECAWNITDRPIAYDFAINSAVEDTDALKRYIEHPAHQAGVALWREFATWVIADYEF from the coding sequence GTGATCCGCCACCTGGTCCTCTTCAAGCTCAACGAAGGCGTCGCACGGGACGAAGCCCGCGTCGTCGAGGGCGTCGCCGCCTTCCGTGCGCTCGGCGGGACGATTCCCGAACTGCAGTTCTGGGAGTGCGCGTGGAACATCACCGACCGCCCCATCGCCTACGACTTCGCGATCAACTCGGCGGTCGAGGACACGGACGCGCTCAAGCGGTACATCGAGCACCCCGCCCATCAGGCGGGCGTCGCCCTGTGGCGCGAGTTCGCCACCTGGGTGATCGCCGACTACGAGTTCTGA
- the tadA gene encoding tRNA adenosine(34) deaminase TadA → MRLALEQAGLAGRGKDVPVGAVVLAPDGTTVLATGHNEREAAGDPTAHAEVLAIRRAAARTGEWRLTGCTLVVTLEPCTMCAGALVQSRVDRVVYGARDEKAGAAGSLWDVVRDRRLNHRPEVIAGVLDEECARLLTEFFRGR, encoded by the coding sequence ATGCGGCTCGCCCTGGAACAGGCCGGACTCGCGGGCCGCGGCAAGGACGTACCCGTCGGCGCCGTGGTGCTGGCCCCGGACGGCACGACGGTGCTCGCCACCGGGCACAACGAACGTGAGGCGGCCGGTGACCCGACCGCCCACGCCGAGGTGCTGGCGATCCGCCGGGCCGCCGCGAGGACCGGGGAGTGGCGGCTCACCGGCTGCACGCTCGTCGTCACCCTCGAACCCTGCACGATGTGCGCCGGCGCGCTCGTCCAGTCCCGGGTGGACCGGGTCGTCTACGGCGCCCGGGACGAGAAGGCGGGCGCGGCCGGCTCCCTCTGGGACGTCGTACGCGACCGCCGGCTCAACCACCGGCCCGAAGTGATCGCCGGAGTGCTCGACGAGGAGTGCGCCCGGCTGCTCACGGAGTTCTTCAGGGGCCGCTGA
- the upp gene encoding uracil phosphoribosyltransferase, whose translation MRLHVVDHPLVAHKLTTLRDRRTDSPTFRRLADELVTLLAYEATRDVRTEQVDIETPVSATTGVKLSYPRPLVVPILRAGLGMLDGMVRLLPTAEVGFLGMIRDEETLQASTYATRMPEDLSGRQVYVLDPMLATGGTLVAAIQELIKRGADDVTAVVLLAAPEGVEVMERDLAGAPVTVVTASVDERLNESGYIVPGLGDAGDRMYGAAE comes from the coding sequence ATGCGTCTCCACGTCGTCGACCACCCCCTGGTCGCTCATAAGCTCACCACGCTGCGCGACCGCCGCACCGACTCCCCGACCTTCCGTCGGCTCGCCGACGAGCTGGTCACCCTGCTCGCCTACGAGGCCACGCGGGACGTGCGCACCGAACAGGTCGACATCGAGACCCCGGTGTCCGCCACCACGGGCGTCAAGCTGTCCTACCCGCGCCCCCTCGTCGTACCGATCCTGCGCGCGGGCCTCGGCATGCTCGACGGCATGGTGCGTCTGCTGCCCACCGCCGAGGTGGGTTTCCTCGGCATGATCCGCGACGAGGAGACGCTCCAGGCGTCCACGTACGCGACCCGTATGCCGGAGGACCTCTCCGGGCGCCAGGTGTACGTCCTGGACCCGATGCTGGCCACCGGTGGCACCCTCGTCGCGGCGATCCAGGAGCTGATCAAGCGCGGCGCCGACGACGTGACCGCCGTGGTCCTGCTCGCCGCCCCGGAGGGCGTGGAGGTCATGGAGCGCGACCTCGCGGGCGCCCCGGTCACGGTCGTGACCGCGTCGGTCGACGAGCGCCTGAACGAGAGCGGCTACATCGTCCCGGGCCTGGGCGACGCGGGAGACCGTATGTACGGCGCGGCCGAATAG
- a CDS encoding RNA polymerase sigma factor SigF — translation MSADQGSSKVLTLTKSESAPDVLHSVVVEVPAIPAAEAPAFPPTPEVIDTRTLSRSLFLRLAALDENSPERGYVRDTLIELNLPLVRYAAARFRSRNEPMEDIVQVGTIGLIKAIDRFDCERGVEFPTFAMPTVVGEIKRFFRDTSWSVRVPRRLQELRLALTKASDELSQKLDRSPTVAELAVVLGVSEEDVVDGLAVGNAYTASSLDSPAPEDDGGEGSLADRLGYEDTALEGVEYRESLKPLLAKLPPRERQIIMLRFFANMTQSQIGEEVGISQMHVSRLLTRTLSQLREGLISD, via the coding sequence ATGTCCGCAGACCAGGGCAGCTCGAAGGTGCTCACGCTCACGAAGAGCGAATCCGCGCCAGACGTGCTTCACAGTGTCGTTGTCGAGGTTCCGGCCATCCCGGCCGCGGAAGCCCCGGCCTTCCCCCCGACCCCGGAAGTGATCGACACCCGCACTCTGTCCCGCTCCCTGTTCCTGCGGCTCGCCGCACTCGACGAGAACAGCCCCGAGCGCGGCTACGTGCGGGACACCCTCATCGAACTCAACCTCCCACTGGTGCGGTACGCCGCCGCCCGGTTCCGGTCGCGCAACGAACCGATGGAGGACATCGTCCAGGTCGGCACGATCGGCCTGATCAAGGCGATCGACCGCTTCGACTGCGAACGGGGCGTGGAGTTCCCGACGTTCGCGATGCCGACGGTCGTGGGTGAGATCAAGCGCTTCTTCCGGGACACCTCGTGGTCGGTGCGCGTCCCGCGCCGGCTCCAGGAGCTGCGGCTCGCGCTGACCAAGGCCAGCGACGAGCTCTCCCAGAAGCTGGACCGCTCGCCGACCGTCGCCGAACTCGCCGTCGTACTGGGCGTGTCGGAGGAGGACGTGGTCGACGGCCTGGCGGTGGGCAACGCCTACACGGCGTCGTCCCTCGACTCCCCGGCTCCCGAGGACGACGGCGGCGAGGGCTCCCTCGCGGACCGCCTCGGCTATGAGGACACGGCACTGGAGGGCGTCGAGTACCGCGAGTCCCTGAAGCCGCTCCTCGCCAAACTCCCGCCCCGCGAGCGGCAGATCATCATGCTCCGCTTCTTCGCCAACATGACGCAGTCGCAGATCGGCGAGGAGGTCGGCATCTCGCAGATGCACGTCTCCCGGCTGCTCACGCGGACGTTGTCCCAGCTGCGGGAAGGTCTCATCTCCGACTGA
- a CDS encoding RNA polymerase sigma factor SigF, with the protein MPASTAPQAPAPPQQKPQALERLDEPGDARDQSPQRRRGADTRALTQVLFAELKNLEPGTAEHGRVRAALIEANLPLVRYAAARFRSRNEPMEDVVQVGTIGLINAIDRFDPDRGVQFPTFAMPTVIGEIKRYFRDNVRTVHVPRRLHELWVQVNSATEDLTTAFGRTPTTAEIAERLRITEDEVLACIEAGRSYHATSLEAAQEGDGLPGLLDRLGFEDPALDGVEHRDLVRHLLVQLPEREQRILLLRYYSNLTQSQISAELGVSQMHVSRLLARSFARLRSANRIEA; encoded by the coding sequence GTGCCGGCCAGTACAGCGCCTCAAGCACCCGCACCTCCCCAGCAGAAGCCGCAGGCCCTCGAACGGCTCGACGAGCCGGGCGACGCCCGGGACCAGAGCCCGCAGCGGCGCCGCGGGGCCGACACCCGGGCCCTCACCCAGGTCCTCTTCGCCGAGCTCAAGAACCTGGAGCCCGGCACCGCCGAGCACGGCCGGGTGCGGGCCGCGCTGATCGAGGCGAACCTCCCGCTCGTGCGGTACGCCGCCGCCCGCTTCCGCTCGCGCAACGAGCCCATGGAGGACGTCGTCCAGGTCGGCACCATCGGCCTGATCAACGCCATCGACCGCTTCGACCCCGACCGGGGCGTGCAGTTCCCGACCTTCGCGATGCCCACCGTCATCGGCGAGATCAAGCGGTACTTCCGCGACAACGTCCGCACGGTCCACGTACCGCGCCGGCTGCACGAGCTGTGGGTGCAGGTGAACAGCGCCACCGAGGATCTCACGACAGCCTTCGGACGTACGCCCACGACCGCCGAGATCGCCGAGCGGCTGCGCATCACCGAGGACGAGGTACTGGCCTGCATCGAGGCCGGACGCTCGTACCACGCGACCTCCCTGGAGGCCGCCCAGGAGGGCGACGGGCTGCCGGGCCTCCTCGACCGGCTCGGTTTCGAGGACCCCGCACTGGACGGCGTGGAGCACCGCGACCTCGTACGGCACCTGCTCGTCCAGCTCCCCGAGCGGGAGCAGCGCATCCTTCTGCTGCGTTACTACAGCAATCTGACGCAGTCACAGATCAGCGCCGAACTCGGTGTCTCGCAGATGCATGTGTCAAGGCTCCTCGCCCGTAGCTTCGCTCGGCTTCGATCCGCAAACAGGATCGAGGCGTAG